The Alnus glutinosa chromosome 8, dhAlnGlut1.1, whole genome shotgun sequence DNA segment CTTGTTTGAGTGTAGATAGATTAATATTTCATTGATCTTGTATTTGTAGCAAAGCATTGCGaataaattcaaaacaataagTTTATATCTTATGAACTTATTGTTAGCAAGCAGACCCTCTATCGTTTAGCCATGGCTTCTTCCTCGTTCTccctcctttttatttttttcctttttctcttttaacgATCCTAAGTGTTTTCATTGCTTAAAACTAATTTTAACCATGTGCATTGGGCATCTTCCCCTTACAAGCTGGTTTTGAAGGGTGAGTTGTACCTGAGATTTGCATTATTTGGTATCGGAACCGCTACCATGTCGAGTATGAGATCAAATGGGTTGCGGCTTTGTGTTTGAGTCACAAAGGGTACAACCTATAGGCTCAAAGTAGCTTGATACTACGTATGGACATAGTGTAAAGTTAATGAATACTGATAAGTGAGTAGAACCACTAAAAGAGAGTGTGCTACCATTGGGTCAGTGTTAATAGAGTGAGCCGCCATGAATATCGGCTATGGAGCGGAGTAATATGTTATGATCCTAAGTGTCCCACATTGATTAAGGGCAATCTTAAGCTATTTGTATTTAAACTATTGGGTATCATTCCCTTACGGCCAGTTTTCAACGGTGAGTTTTAGCTAAggtttgtatatttttttttcacacattTTGTAAGCATCTTGAGAGGCAGATCTATCGTGCTTCCCCCCTCTCCTCTACTCACATGCATCCCTATTAGAGTCATCGACCTTCTCTTTCCAGTGATGCCCCTTTCCTAGGCCCTTTTTTTGCCTTTTGTCAATCCACCCCTTCCTCTCCATCTCCTTATCCGATGCCCAACCTTTGCCTATGGAGAATCCTAGATCTAGATGCAGATCCAATTGCAAATCTTACGTTATCCTCTAAGCATCCTCCGTCGAGCACTTTCCTCGACGGATATTGTGTTGTTGCTTTTCTACGGTGGCTTCGGTCCCGTCTTTATTAGTGCTATCCTCCCTGCTGTGCCTTTCAAGCTCCCTTGCAATTGTAGTAGGTGCCTTTTCAGTCCGCCCATTCATTTGACTATTTCTAAAACTATTGTTCCTAGCTGCTTCTTTCTTGGATATTGTGCCAAGAATCTATTGGTCACCATGTATTTGGACCCGTTTGAAATTCCATTTCCCTttcctttggaattttttttaatgattgaaaaataggattgatgtgatataaagttaaaataatttatatgaaaaagtgagaaaaatttgtattgtagtgaattttttatttaaaaagtaataaaaaaagtgttgatgtgatataaaaagtaaaaaaagtaagaatgttttgaaattgatattttttagaaGAAGTGAAGAgaaagggaggggaggggaaggaGGATTTCAAACGGATCATTGGTCTATTTCCAGATGATAGGTTGTATTTTGCACTATAATGTCTGTACTTGAGTCTTTATTAAGGTGGCTCAcctcttttttgtatttttcttggattGTGTGCCAAGAATCTATTGGTCACCATTTATTTGGTCCATTCCCAAATGTTGTTAGGTTGTATTTTGCACTATAATGTTTGTACTTGAGTCTTTATTAAGGTGTCTCACCcccttttttgtatttttcttggattGAGTGCCAAGAATCTATTGGTCACCATTTATTTGGTCCATTCCCAGATGTTGTTAGGTTGTATTTTGCACTATAATGTTTGTACTTGGGTCTTTATTAAGGTGTCTCACCcccttttttgtatttttctcttttcaattaatgaaattttacttgctcaaaCAAAAAAGTACCTGCTCTACCACACCGAACACCTTCGCatggttaaaagaaaaaacttttatatttgaagttgtaaaattaatttattgccTCATCTTCTGATTCACGACGAGATTAATTCGAATTTagataatttcaaatttcaatttgtgGATCTGTTAAAATTTAGATATGTTTAGGCCTGctttttttaaacgaaaaaacaaaacatttgaGGAATATTGATGTATGTTCTTGATGATCTAGTTAACTTATTCTCTAATTGATATGCAGGAATTGGGTTCAAGAGTGTCTTTCTGGTTACTGCTCAGCCATACATATTCAGCAATGGGTATCAGATTCGGTTCAACGAAGAGCCTTGCCCACATTGCAATCTTGGGTACATTGTGCCTGAATGGGTGGAGGAAAACCCAACTCTTTCTCACATAAAACAAATCTATGGTTCTGGAAATACTCTTCCAACGACGACAATAGTCTTACCTCTGAAGCCCGATAAGGTCGAACCCGTGAAGCAGCAGCTCTCCAGGATTCATCCTGAAGTTCTCTTGTTCCTTTCAAAGATAAAGCGGCTTTCTGTCAGGGAACATAATAATGATTGTAGACTCAATACTGTCAGTGCAATAGCTATTACGAGTAAGACTGACATTGTGACGAAGAAGAACATTGATGCTGACTCCTACACACTCCATCTCTCAGCCGAGGAAAAGGATAAAGGGTCCGACAAAGATTGCCGTTACTACATGTGGAAGCAGAAGTTCCCTGTTAGGCAAGAAAACAAAGTGGAAAGGAGAATGGAAGTAGAAGACTTGGTGATCACGTTGGCTTTTCCCTTTGATGAGCGTCTCAACAGAGGGATGAGCTCACCTGGGGTCTATGCATTTCTTCCGACAGAGATGGTCACTAACTTTCCCTTCATAATCCAGGCAGATTTTCTTCTTGCATCATCAAGGGAAACGATCCTCTTGGACAACAAGTGGAACAAAGGGATTCTTGACAATGTGCCCTCTGCTTTTATCAATGCTTTGGTCTCTCGTgtaaaaaattcagaaaatgcTCCAGTATCTAGTTTGACTCCCATGTTCAAGTTCATTCCTGTCAACAGCTCTTCTTATCCAGAGTTGAATATCGTGAGGGAGTCGATCAAAGCAAGGCTTGTAGAAGAAAATATTGTTCCAAGTGAGTCGTACACAAAGCAGAAATTCTTTCATAAACCTCGAGAAGTTCGTAGGCTTATGCCTGCTTTCTGGGAGATATTGGAGAAGGCGAAGGATCAAGGGTTGAGTTTGCTCGATCTCTCATCACATGgaaattatattttgagttCTGCATTTGACAGAAAGGAGTATGATCACGTATTGAGTTTCTTGGGAGTGGAGCCAGTCAATAACAACTGGTATGTGAAGTGCATCGGGAGTTCTAATCTCGTTGCAGGAGTGTCAGAGGAGCTGTATCTGGAGATTTTACTATTTGTTGCTGATAATTGGACGTCGAAATTTGACTGCTCCGACATCAGGAATATACCACTAATGAAATATGTGGGTCCTCAAGGGGATACGTCTTTGTGCAGCATAAATGAATGCATAACTGGGAACCGGCGGAGATTGGTTTCCCTATCACAACAGTATCATCTGGTGTCATGGCTGATTGAATCCAACAGGGAATTCAGATGTGTGGGCAATCGTTTTTTTGTGCCTAAAAGCACTCAAGAAGCTATCTTCTCCTTCTCTAAGAGGGTGACGGTGTGGGAATGGCTTCAAGCTCATGTCAAGATTAGTGTTGTTAAAGTATATGACTATGCAGTTCACCTAATTGACTATCTCCAAAAAGACCGGAAGCTTGCTGTTGCCTTTGTTAACTTCTTATATCACTCTTTCTCGAAGAATCATCTTTCAAAATCGGAGGTGGATAATTTGTGTCTCTCTATGCCGCTTGTAGATAATTATGGGAATCTAACCACCCAGAGGAAAGAGGTTCTTGTCCCTGCTAATGGAAGCAAATGGGTGGGATTGATTCGTTTGAATCCATGGAGAGGTCAAGGCCATGTTGAGTTAGGAGAAGACTACTTGCATCCAGGCCGTTTTGCAGGTGAATTTACTTCTGGAGAACAGCTCTTAGAGTTCCTTAAAACTCATGTTGCAGCTTCTGATATCCCTTTTATATCTCCAAATGCTGCAATTCCTGCTGTTTCTGCACCACTTACCAGTGAAAATGCATTCTTGTTGTTGGATTGGATTCGAAACCTGAAACTTAGATCAATTGGCATTCCAGATACCTTCTTGAAATGCATAAAGGAAGGTAGCTGGCTCAAAATTACTACCAATGGCTGTTCTGGCTACAGGCCACCATCTCAGTCATTCATGCTTGCCTCGTCACTGGGAAACATTTTGCAGAATGTATCAGTGCTTATTGATATTCCATTGATTGATCAAAGTTTTTATGGAGATAGAATAAATGAGTATAAGAAGGAGCTGAAGACAATTGGAGTCATGTTTCGGTACGGGGAAGCATGTGAATACATTGGGAAGTATCTTATGTCTCTTGCAGATTCCTCCACTTTGACTAGAGACCACGAGCTTTCTGTGCTTAGATTCATCAGATTCTTGCGGGAAAAACCTCTTCATCTTGGGGAATTCATCAAGAGtgtcaaagaaaaaatatggcTAAGGACAAAATGTGGTAGACGGTCTCCAGTTGAATCTGTTTTGTTTGATCGCGAATGGGAAATTGCATCACAAATCAGTGACATCCCTTTCATTGATACAGCTTACTATGGGGAGGAAATCCTTCCTTTTAAAGAGGAACTCAAGTCGTTAGGTGTGTTAATTGGATTCTGTCAAAGTTACAACCTCGTTATAGACAACTTGAGGTCGTCTTCATGCTTGACTTCCCTGACAGCTGAAGCTGTTCTTTTGATCCTGGAATGTGTACGTCGTTTAAAATCATCCAACAAACTCATTGAGGCATTGAAAGGCGTGAAATGCTTCAAGACAAATATCGGTTACAATTCTCCAGGAGAATGCTTCTTGTTTGACTCACAATGGGGTTGCATCCTACAGGTTTTCAGAGGTTTCCCATTGATTGATGGTGGCTTTTATGGAAGCAGCATCTTCTCTTACAAAAACGAGTTGAAGCAAACAGGGGTGAAGGTGGATTTTGAGGAGGCGGTCAAAGTATTTGCTCAAAGTTTCAAGCAGCAAGCACCTTccatgagaaaagaaaatgctttgTCTTTCTTGTCATGTTACAGAAAGCTAAAGGACACTCAATATAAGTTTCCTTCAGATCTTAAGAAATACATACGGGAGGAGAAGTGGTTGCGGACTCGGCTAGGTGATTATAGATCTCCAAGCAATTGTATTCTGTTTGGGTCAGATTGGCAATCAATTTCTCCAATTACTCTCCTCCCTTTCATAGATGATAGTGACAACTATTATGGGGAGGACATTCATGAATACAAGAAAGAGCTGAAGAAGATGGGGGTTATTGTTGATATCAAAGATGGTGCGAAGTTCGTAGCTTCTTGTCTTTATTTCCCCCAAGATCCGTCCCACATAACTCCTGGAAATATTCTTAAATTGCTCGAATGCATTCGCATTTTATTGCAAGATGAGAATTATTCATTTCCGGACAATTTCTGGAAAAATGTTTCCCAAAAATGGTTGAAGACCCGTGTTGGTCATAGGCCTCCAGTCGAGTGTTTATTGTTCGATTCCAGTTGGGGTTCTTATTTGAAGCAGACTGATGGACCTTTTGTAGATGAAGGTTTTTATGGTTCTGGTATTACGTCTTACAAAAAAGAACTCAAAGCAATAGGGGTTATTGTTCATGTGAAAAAAGGATGCCCATTGATTGTCAGCTACCTTGATTTCCATCTTGAATTTCCTACTATGGTTCGAATATATAACTACTTGAGTAAGTTTAATTGGGAGCCAGACATCGAAGCTGCCAAAAGGATTTGGATCCCAGATGGAAGTCAGAATGGAAAGTGGTTCAGCCCCAGAGAATGTGTTTTGCATGACGAGGATGGTCTATTCAGTTTGCAGCTCCAGGTTTTGGAGAAACACTATGAGCAAAATTTATTTAGCTTTTTCTCCAATGCTTTCCGTGTTAGAAACAATCCTTCAGTGGATGATTACTGCAAGCTATGGAAGGTTTGGGAAAGTTCAGGACACCCATTGCAACATGCTGACTGTTGTAAGTTTTGGGTGTATGTTTCGAAGCACTGGAGCGCAAAGACTGAGAGTACTCTTGCTGATAgtattagatttatttttcacatgtaCATGTGACCTTTTTGTACACGTGCTTAATTCTGTTTAGCATAGATCAACAGCTGTTAGTTAGCATAGACAGTTAGCGTACTTGCTCAGCAAGCtttgtaatataatatatattctgCAGATTCTTGTAACTTTACACTTACTTTTGATTAATACAGAAAACAGAGGATTCctcttctctcatttttctctctctctctcgtacaaTTCCTAGCATCTGTTTGTTTCTGTTCTTCATCAATCATTCAATAACAGAAAttcaatatggtatcagagctttcgTGATTTTTCTTTCGTGATTGTTCCTTtcaaatcaagttttttttcttgattcttctctgttcttcatcattttttttatggaaaaccTATCTCTcacttcatcttcttcagcGATGGATTCTTCTAATCCATTGTATCTCCACAACGGAGATAATCCAGGAattcctcttgtttctcaatCATTGACTGGAGACAATTATTACACTTGGAGTCGATCAATGCTCATGGCACTGACTGCGAAGAACAAGGTTCTTTTCATCAATGGAGGTTTGCCAAAGCCCGACCCTTCCAGTCCAGATTTCTTGCCATGGACGCGATGCAACAACATGGTACTTTCTTGGATCATTAATTCTGTTTCTAAGGAAATTGGAGTTAGTATCATTTGTGTTGATACCGCTGAGGCAATGTGGACCGATCTTAGGGATCGTTTCTCACAACAGAATGGACCTAGAATCTTTCAGATTCAAAAGTCCATTTCTGACTTGAGACAAGATAATCTTTCTGTGAGTAGCTATTTCACCATCCTCAAGGGATTATGGGATGAACTACTCAATCACAAGCCTTTACCACCATGTACGTGTGGTACAATGAAGGTCCATAATGACTACCAGCAACAAGAATATGTGATGCAATTCTTGATGGGATTAAATGAATCCTATGCTCAGGCTAGAGGTCAGATTTTGATGCTTAATCCTCTTCCACCTATCAACAAGGTGTTTTCACTAGTAATTCAAGAAGAAAGACAGAAGGAGATTTCGAATTCTGTTACTTCTCTTAATCAGAATTCTGCTGCTTTGCTCACCAAGTCAGTTGTGACTACATCTGGAAATTCAACACCACGAGgtcgttttaataaaaacaccTCTTATCGTAAAGATAAGCGAACATGCAGCCACTGTGGAATTTCTGGTCACACGGCAGAGAAATGTTATAGGCTGCATGGGTTTCCCCCTGGCTTCAAATTTACCAAAGGAAAGGCTGCTGAAGACCTTTCTGCCaatcaagtttcagatttttccGGGATCCAAGAGGTCTCTTCATTGCCTTTCACTTCAGAACAGTATCAGAAGATCATGGCTCTCATCACACCTAATTCTGAGATTAGTTCAGCCAATCAAGTAGGTCAATCTCAGAAACTCATAGCCAACATGTCAGGTAATTCTTTCTTTATGCCTCATTCTACTCCTCATTTCACacattctgttttttcttcAGTTTCCACATTTCATAAAGCCTCAACATCTAAAAATTGCCCCTGGATTCTAGATACAGGAGCAACCGACCATATGGTTTGTTCCACATCATATTTTACCACCCACATTGCATCTATTTCCAAATTAGTAAAATTGCCAAATGGAAATTTTGCTACCGTCACCCACATTGGAACTGTTAAAGTTTCTTCCACCCTTACCTTGACTAATGTCCTTTGTGTTCCTTCATTCTCTTTCAATCTTGTATCAGTTAGCAAGCTCACCAAAAATATATCCTGCTGCATAATTTTTCTTGCTAACATTTGCTATATTCAGCATCTACAGACATGGaagacgattggagtgggtaggGAGTTTGGAGGTCTGTTTCATTTACAGTGTAATCATGTTCCTTTTTGTAACAATTCTGTAACATCCTCTAACATTGTGCCAATTGTGCCAATTCACAGTTTTTCTGCTCATACGGTTTCTCCTAGCACATGGCATTCTCGGCTAGGTCATCTCTCGGATGCTCGTCTGAAGCTCCTTAGTAGCCAAAATTCTCAGATTTCTTTTGATTCAAATAAGTGTTGTCTTACTTGTCCTTTAGCTAAGCAACACCGTTTACCTTTTCCTATTAGTAATTCTGTTTCCAGTCACCCTTTTGAAATTGTACATTGTGACATTTGGGGCCCTTTTTCTACAGCATCTCTTACAGGTGCTAAGTACTTTCTTACCATTGTAGATGATTTTACTCGATTTACATGGTTacatttgatgaataataaaggCCAAACTCGTTCTTTGCTTTGCTCTTTTTTTCAATATGTTGATACTCAGTTTCAATGTAAAATCAAATGCATTCGTAGTGATAATGGTATTGAATTTCAAATGACAGAATTTTTTAACTCCAACGGAGTAATCCATCAGTTGAGTTGTGTTGAAACACCTCAACAAAATTCTGTTGTTGAGAGGAAACACCAACACATTTTGAATGTTGCTCGCTCCTTACGTTTTCAAGCACATTTGCCTTTGTCTTTTTGGGGTGAGTGTGTCCTATCTGCTGTTCACATCATAAACCGAATCCCCACACCAATTTTATCTAATATTTCtccttttgaaaaattatttcatagCCCTCCTTCTTTTTCACACTTTCGGGTATTCGgttgtctttgttttgtttccaCTTTATCTCATCACCGTACTAAGTTTGCCTCTCGGGCCAAACCATGTATCTTCATTGGTTATCCTTGTGGTATCAAGGGTTACAAGGTTTTTGATCTTCATAGCAAATCAATTCTTGTCTCCCGAGATGTTATTTTTCATGAGGATATTTTTCCTTACAAAACAACCACTTATCCTCCTGTTTCTAATAATTCTTCTCTTATAAATAATTCTGTCTTACCTTTTTCCATTTCTGATTCTACTTGTGATCCTCTCATTCATTCTCCTATAGTTACTACTTCTAGTAGTGATAATCATACTAGTTCAGTTCCTGTTTCTGTTAATCCTCCTAATCTTGTTTCTGTTTCTGATATTGATGattcttctctttctcattcTGATGTTCCTGTAATTCCTACTCGAAAATCTTCCAGAGTTAGACAGCAACCAACTTATTTACATGACTATCACTGTCAATTGGTGGACTCTTCTCACTTTACTACCCAGCCATCTTCTTCTTTGACTGCAGATCTGCCCGATTCAGGTATTCCTCATAGCCTTTCATCTGTTTTATCATACTCTCGATTATCACCATCT contains these protein-coding regions:
- the LOC133875455 gene encoding uncharacterized protein LOC133875455, with product MEKAREHIEEIRKKKFSIGGEENPLTEDLHQAVKNLSAELYAKDVHFLMELIQNAEDNTYLEGVDPSLEFIITSQDITATGAPATFLIFNNEKGFSSKNIDSICSVGRSTKKGNRKRGYIGEKGIGFKSVFLVTAQPYIFSNGYQIRFNEEPCPHCNLGYIVPEWVEENPTLSHIKQIYGSGNTLPTTTIVLPLKPDKVEPVKQQLSRIHPEVLLFLSKIKRLSVREHNNDCRLNTVSAIAITSKTDIVTKKNIDADSYTLHLSAEEKDKGSDKDCRYYMWKQKFPVRQENKVERRMEVEDLVITLAFPFDERLNRGMSSPGVYAFLPTEMVTNFPFIIQADFLLASSRETILLDNKWNKGILDNVPSAFINALVSRVKNSENAPVSSLTPMFKFIPVNSSSYPELNIVRESIKARLVEENIVPSESYTKQKFFHKPREVRRLMPAFWEILEKAKDQGLSLLDLSSHGNYILSSAFDRKEYDHVLSFLGVEPVNNNWYVKCIGSSNLVAGVSEELYLEILLFVADNWTSKFDCSDIRNIPLMKYVGPQGDTSLCSINECITGNRRRLVSLSQQYHLVSWLIESNREFRCVGNRFFVPKSTQEAIFSFSKRVTVWEWLQAHVKISVVKVYDYAVHLIDYLQKDRKLAVAFVNFLYHSFSKNHLSKSEVDNLCLSMPLVDNYGNLTTQRKEVLVPANGSKWVGLIRLNPWRGQGHVELGEDYLHPGRFAGEFTSGEQLLEFLKTHVAASDIPFISPNAAIPAVSAPLTSENAFLLLDWIRNLKLRSIGIPDTFLKCIKEGSWLKITTNGCSGYRPPSQSFMLASSLGNILQNVSVLIDIPLIDQSFYGDRINEYKKELKTIGVMFRYGEACEYIGKYLMSLADSSTLTRDHELSVLRFIRFLREKPLHLGEFIKSVKEKIWLRTKCGRRSPVESVLFDREWEIASQISDIPFIDTAYYGEEILPFKEELKSLGVLIGFCQSYNLVIDNLRSSSCLTSLTAEAVLLILECVRRLKSSNKLIEALKGVKCFKTNIGYNSPGECFLFDSQWGCILQVFRGFPLIDGGFYGSSIFSYKNELKQTGVKVDFEEAVKVFAQSFKQQAPSMRKENALSFLSCYRKLKDTQYKFPSDLKKYIREEKWLRTRLGDYRSPSNCILFGSDWQSISPITLLPFIDDSDNYYGEDIHEYKKELKKMGVIVDIKDGAKFVASCLYFPQDPSHITPGNILKLLECIRILLQDENYSFPDNFWKNVSQKWLKTRVGHRPPVECLLFDSSWGSYLKQTDGPFVDEGFYGSGITSYKKELKAIGVIVHVKKGCPLIVSYLDFHLEFPTMVRIYNYLSKFNWEPDIEAAKRIWIPDGSQNGKWFSPRECVLHDEDGLFSLQLQVLEKHYEQNLFSFFSNAFRVRNNPSVDDYCKLWKVWESSGHPLQHADCCKFWVYVSKHWSAKTESTLADNSLVKLPVGSGSDGILLSNKRDVFIADDLQLKDLFEQFSPQPIFVWNPRQNLPSLPRTKLLEIYRKIGVPTISESVQKEESSLVDVAHLNQVNPKEVLIKKGLVGLILGFLAGPTMKMVVETRHEAVKGLLNITFLETVEPITFNYSLSLSSGELVKATGTRMIRWDREASKFLAQKLDRSSGYKNIIEYATDFSEAISEGLLLENSDHIGALSELIKLGFFLEFNEEAVGFLMKSKNLQIFIEDEEFLAATFPSD